From Amycolatopsis sp. cg9, one genomic window encodes:
- a CDS encoding B12-binding domain-containing protein, with translation MSTATRSTGVAEHAERLWDAVTTGDEYTAGDVVVQALGAGTDPESVLLDVIGAVQRRVGQEWAANRLTVAQEHAATAINDRVIATFGYVLKRPEPHLGRVTVACVDGEWHAMPARLLSEVLRLRGFQVDYLGAQVPAPHLVAHLHRTGPDAVALSGSLATRLPTAHATITACQAAATPVIAGGAAFGPDGRYARLLGAEAWAPDARTAADRLARPLPRPHTAHQPLDDLPHLADQEYTLVTRSSGRLVKAVLAALEERIPAMRNYTDLQRQYTAEDLAHIVEYLATALYVGDEELFTGFLTWTAGILTARGVPAASLVPALELFEAELRDFPRATGLLRAARTHLAEPATGSELSA, from the coding sequence ATGAGCACCGCTACCCGCAGCACCGGGGTGGCCGAACACGCCGAGCGGCTCTGGGACGCCGTCACGACGGGCGACGAGTACACCGCCGGGGACGTCGTCGTCCAGGCACTGGGCGCCGGGACCGACCCGGAAAGCGTGCTGCTCGACGTGATCGGGGCGGTGCAGCGGCGGGTCGGGCAGGAGTGGGCGGCCAACCGCTTGACCGTCGCCCAGGAGCACGCGGCGACCGCGATCAACGACCGCGTCATCGCGACCTTCGGCTACGTGCTGAAGCGCCCGGAACCGCACCTCGGCCGCGTCACGGTCGCGTGCGTCGACGGCGAATGGCACGCGATGCCGGCCCGGCTGCTCAGCGAAGTGCTGCGCCTGCGCGGTTTCCAGGTCGACTACCTCGGCGCGCAGGTACCCGCCCCGCACCTGGTGGCCCACCTGCACCGGACCGGGCCGGACGCGGTGGCGCTGTCCGGCTCGCTCGCGACCCGCCTGCCGACCGCGCACGCCACGATCACCGCGTGCCAGGCGGCGGCGACCCCGGTCATCGCGGGCGGTGCGGCCTTCGGCCCCGACGGCCGCTACGCACGCCTGCTGGGCGCCGAAGCGTGGGCGCCGGACGCGCGGACGGCGGCCGACCGGCTGGCCCGGCCGCTCCCCCGCCCGCACACCGCGCACCAGCCGCTCGACGACCTGCCGCACCTGGCCGACCAGGAGTACACGCTGGTCACGCGCAGCTCCGGCCGGCTCGTGAAGGCGGTACTGGCCGCGCTGGAGGAGCGGATCCCGGCCATGCGGAACTACACCGACCTGCAGCGCCAGTACACCGCGGAAGACCTCGCGCACATCGTGGAGTACCTGGCGACGGCGCTCTACGTCGGCGACGAAGAGCTGTTCACCGGGTTCCTGACCTGGACCGCCGGGATCCTCACCGCGCGCGGCGTCCCGGCCGCCTCGCTGGTCCCCGCCCTCGAACTGTTCGAGGCGGAGCTGCGCGACTTCCCGCGGGCCACCGGCCTGCTCCGCGCCGCGCGGACGCACCTCGCGGAACCGGCCACCGGATCGGAGCTCTCGGCATGA
- a CDS encoding STAS domain-containing protein — MTNGLTCTWSTPEADIATVAVVGDLEFATAGLLLNLVTDRLADHPGVREVRLDCGEIGFCDSSGLSELLKVHRAVAGTGRRLRLDNRTPALDRLLVLTGTAKYLTGETADSRALRDS; from the coding sequence ATGACCAACGGGCTGACCTGCACCTGGAGCACCCCGGAAGCCGACATCGCCACCGTCGCGGTCGTCGGCGACCTCGAGTTCGCCACGGCCGGCTTGCTCCTGAACCTGGTCACCGACCGGCTCGCCGACCACCCCGGCGTGCGGGAGGTGCGCCTCGACTGCGGCGAAATCGGCTTCTGCGACTCCTCCGGGCTGTCGGAGCTGCTGAAGGTGCACCGCGCGGTGGCCGGCACGGGCCGGCGGCTGCGCCTGGACAACCGGACACCCGCCCTCGACCGCCTGCTCGTCCTCACCGGCACGGCGAAGTACCTGACCGGCGAGACGGCCGACTCCCGCGCCCTCCGCGACTCCTAG